The Dermacentor silvarum isolate Dsil-2018 chromosome 11, BIME_Dsil_1.4, whole genome shotgun sequence region CACTTTCCGACTACCGGAAACCATTCGGAAAACATTATTTTATCAGCGTAACAATAACAATGTTATGTTAAGAAAACGCGCAGAAAAGCTTGCAGAAATTTTGCCtttataaccccccccccccctccttccctttTTCTCTTTGTATGTTTAGCGCTCCAGCAACTTattcggtatatatatatagttcccaGCTAATCTAAACTTGTCAATTTTCTTCGTTTAGTTTTGAATAGGTATGAACCGCCTGCAGAGCAAAATATATTTGAAACGGTGATCGAAGAAAAGGTTGTCGCCTGTTTTTGTTACGCGATAGCACTAATTATCTTCGCTGGACGAATCTAGCCAGGGCAATGTGCACGTTACCACCGGTAAGAGCAAAGAAGCAAAGGGTTACGCTGAGTCGATTAACACGCAGGGGCTAGCTGTGTCACGGTTGAAGCTAGTAGTCCATTTTAATTAAAAATTACGCGAAGGTCAGTACTGCAGCACAAGACTACGAAATCTTGTTTTGCTCGCTAATTTTGTCCGCCCTTCTACCAGACGTTCCAGATCACATTTTGCTGCAATGCCactaaagcagtgcatgcattaaCGTAGCGCAGTGACCAGCAAGTTTCTTAAGAATGGCATCAAACCTATTTCGCGATATGCTTAACGCGCTGGGCAGCAACAAAATCGGAATGTCTGTGGCAAACGGCGTGGgcgaccgaacacgcagcacgcgcCAACAGACAAGTACACTATATATAACAGCGCAGGCCCCGTAGCTGAAGGCCAAATCCCGCAGTTCATTGTCAAAAAAGGGCCGACAAATCATTATGAGTGCGCCATGAAAACGGAACAGCAATGGCGAGAAGTCGTCGCCGTACACGCACACTGatgactagcagacgacgccaggagcAATCCATACtattctctcgtttttttttttttccttcgcctCTTCTACGTCGTGACATCGCAGTCATTTTGTGTTCTTCTTCATTCGAGGAAAAAAAACCGCACGGAGCGAGGTCAGGTGAGTAAAGGGCGTGGCCCggggtatgtatgtatgtatgtatgtatgtatgtatgtatgtatgtatgtatgtatgtatgtatgtgtgtgtgtgtgtgtatgtatgtatgtatgtatgtatgtatgtatgtatgtatgtatgtatgtatgtatgtatgtatgtatgtatgcaagCATGCATACATGCGTGCAATCACAGGGCTTGCAgtccgcactttttttttttcagccgggGTTGCTATTCTGCGCATCTTCAAATTCTGCCATactgtcgaattcgccatcttgtcagttATGACTGGCCCACAGGGCAGCTGCAGCCTCTCTGATTAGCTGAAAATGCCATCGTTGCAGAATTTCACAATATGGCGGTATTTGACAGCACCCCGGATCAGTGGCAAATCCAGAGGGGTGGCCCTGGGAACTGCCTTCCCCCGTAGGCTACCCTGGATCCATTCCTGCCCCAGGTTCGCCTTATATGCCTCATCGCACAATGACTTTTAAGTAacgttgacagacagacagacaaagaactttattcacaaggtcctgagaagccctgccctagggcagagctgcgggccgctcccacgtggggacgggtaggccgagcctaaccgccgcatcgtgggctctctggacagcccaagtttggcGTGAAAGTTCCGAGCTCTGTATGGCAGAgttccattcttcttccgtgatgcgattgggtccctgtaacgaggggcatcgccagagcatgtgttctagattgctaacagccgcacagtcggggcaagtagagctaaaagcctctggagtgatcgaatgaaaaagggccaggttgggatatgacttagtctgaagcatgtgTAAAGTGGACggcagaggtctagccagtttgctatgagggggaggataagtcctcctacccaggtgatagtgcttagtgatttcgttgaaagtagtgagagtgtcccgaaactcgagaaccccggcctctgagctcgcccttgctcccgcgcagtgggttagtgcgcgcgcaccttggaaaaaaaaaaaaagaaaaaaaaaaaaactaccagtcGGTGCGGcgacaggctttcgccttcacgttttacaaacgagTAACActtgcgtaatttttttttttcatcgcacgGTTTGCTACGCCGTACACGATTTAAATAAATGCATGCAgtcttttttgtgtgtatgtgaaTAAGCTGCATAAGTGGCCTGACAAACGTATTGTACATAATTTAACTCTTCGTAGTATTCGTGCTGTTCTGCCATTTCGTGCATGCGATAGGTAGAGATGCGTCTTATTTTGTCGCCAACTGGTGGAGCGCATGCCTGGAGTGCTTCCGGACCTGGGGGTACATCCGGGGTACTATTCTAAGCATACCTGGTGTGACAGTGTGGATACTGTTAAATATACCGCCACGCTTTCTGATCCAACCAGAGAGGCCGCGTAGCAACCCTGCGGCGGGCCAATCAGGGCTGACAAGATGGCGGCATATGTGTCCAAAACAGCACCACCGGAGTGCTATATGGACACGTGGTGCTATTCTGACGTCGTGGAATGCCGCCATATCGTCGCATTCTgcaatggcggcattttgagccacTCAGAAACGCCGTACTAGCtctctgggccaatcagagccGACAATATGGAGAATTCGAGAATACGGTGGAATTCTACAATGTCCGGAATAGCAAGCACCCTTGGTCAGCTTTAATTGGTTCAGAGGGCTGCTACGACCTCTGTGATATGCTCAAAATGCTACAATTACAGAATTGGACAACATAGCGGAATTTGTCGATTTCCGATCGAAATAGCCCCAACGGCTACGATCGAACAATGGTTTGAATAACTTTGGCCAGGGGTGCTGTTCTGGACACTGTCGAATTCCTCTATATTGtcaaattctgtaatggcggcattttgagcctATAACAGAGGCCGTAGAAGCCCTCCGGGACCATCAGAGCTGACCAGATGGAAAATTCGATATGGTGGAATTCGTCCAGAATAGAACCCAGCGTTGCCATTCTGTACTGCCATGTGTactaccaacgcctcctatatatattataggaggcgttggtactACTAATACCGCCATGTTGGCGTTTTGAGTCAGAGAGGCCGTAGCCAGTTATGTTCCGTGCAGGGAATGTTCGCTTTTTCGGGGAATTTCCGGCCACAATTTTGGATGAAAGGGGAGAAGGGAATCTTCGCGATATTGCAGGCAATTTTAAGATCGATGAAATTTTTGCGAAGCCATCACTTTGACAAACCACCGCACATACTTATCAGTGCACGGACCAAACTTGGAGTCGGTCAGCTTCAAGTTCTAATAGTCTTTATTGTTAAAAAGCTGGAGTGCTGTTGGGTACAAAACGTGAACTGCAGTTTGTTGCGTCAATATTCGATAAGTTGACCTGCAGAGAATTGTTAAAAAGCGGAGAGCTGCCAGTGGTAGTTGATGCTAGAGCTCTGTCTACGCGGAAGGTATGTCGGGAAGCGACAAAAGAAAGTGCCAAATGAGAAATTGAGTTCTCATGTTGCTGTCCGGCCGAGATGTTGAATAAACTGTGTAATGTTTttgattttatatatatatatatatatatatatatatgaaagagaagaaaggggaccaaGAGGCCTGAATTTTTTTTAGGTATATACAAATTCAGGGAATTTTACGGGGATATTTTTAGAACAATGTAGGGAAAAGTGTCGCAAATAGGGAATTTCTGTGCAAAGGTATGAAAATTCTTCTGCAAGGTACGGAACATCACTGGCCGTAGCAACCAACATAAACGTTGGTAGAGTTGTCCCGTGAGCCAATCCGAGACGACAATTAAGATAACGAATTTGATAACACTGAACACGTTCAAAGAAACAAGTTTTATTATCTGCCCCCCATGGTTCTTGTACTTTAAGATGAGCTAATTTGGAGTGAAAGACGTGCTGGCGTAGTCTTCTTTTTGTGGCTAGACTTTGGGCGAGGCGCTCATTCGGCGTTAGCACTCTCAGCGTTGGCTTCTTCTGACCTGTCAGCGTTGGCGTTCTCAGCGTTGGCTTCTTCTGACCTGTCAGCGTTGGCGTTCTCAGCGTTGGCTTCTTCTGACCTGTCAGCGTTGGCGTCTTCTGACCTGTCAGCATTGGCGTCTTCTGACCTGTCAGCGTTGGCGTCTTCTGACCTGTCAGCGTTGGCGTCTTCTGACCTGTCAGCGTTGGCGTTCTCTGCGTTGGCTTCTTCTGACCTGTCAGCGTTGGCGTTCTCAGCGTTGGCTTCTTCCGACCTGTCAGCGTTGGCGTTCTCAGCGTTGGCTTCTTCCGACCTGTCAGCGTTGGCGTTCTCAGCGTTGGCTTCTTCTGACCTGTCAGCGTTGGCGTTCTCAGCGTTGGCTTCTTCTGACCTGTCAGCGTTGGCGTCTTCTGACCTGTCAGCGCTGGCGTCTTCTGACCTGTCAGCGTTGGCGTTCTCTGCGTTGGCTTCTTCTGACCTGTCAGCGTTGGCGTTCGCAGCGTTGGCTTCTTCTGACCTGTCAGCGTTGGCGTTCTCAGCGCTGGCTTGCTCGTTCCGGGCGAAGAGCGACCAGGCCTCAGTCTCAGTCACTGTCGAATAAGAGAGAAAACAAACAGGATCAGCAGCTCAACCATTCTTCTGAAAGTGTACACTGCGCAAATTTGAAGCGTGCTTTCTTAGAATCAGCAACTTCGAGAAAGTACACAGTCAGGATATTTGTTATACGAGTTCAACGCGTCGATAAACGCCAACGACAGGGGACAAGATAGACACACGAAACATATTCTCTGAATACCAATTAATGGCTTTGTTTGACGTGGTGCGATGCACACGGCATTGAAAAAGTGTGTAGCGGTCGAATAAGCGTTGACATTTTTAAGGAAACATCGAAAAACGGCAATCCGAATCGAGTAAAGGAACTTGGTAAGCGTTGGGAAAGACTGCGTAGGTGTACATTGTATATACACTGTATGCCCGCTGCATGCAGTATCCAGTTTGCTGGTTTTCTACAACCGATCGAGGCACACATGTACTTCCTGCTAGTGAAGGACGTATAATTTATTACGACTGACAAGACGACCAGACTCACCGATAAGTCCCAGCGTGACTGCAAAAGAAATATGAAAGTCAAGTGAGACACAATTTAAGCGTTATTGTTGAAGGTTGCGCGAGCAGCAAAATAATGTCACACTTGAAACAGAATCTCAGCTAAGCGGTATGTTGTGACCCGTTCATTCGCCAGCTCAATGGCCCCGAGAAATCGTTCCACAGCTCTAACCCATCACTCTGAAACGATGTCACgagcaaataaaaaaagaaacacaataagCGTGCAATGCTAGCAAGTTTAGCTAGCAGCAGAACGGGAacggtatgaaaaaaaaagctaatgcCGTAATTTTCTCATCCAAGAATCACGTATGAATTCTGGCTTCGTAGCGGACaaatgtttttgtttgttttttcgatAGGAAACGAAAGGTCCCTAGATGTTTGTCAGAACTCGAGATTATTTGGCTCGACTGCTTGTAACACCAAAAAAGCTACATCCATTATTTATTAGCACCAAGCCTTGCATGCAGCAATCGGGTCCACTCGCATGTTCCAGATCACGGCGACTGCAATTTCAGGAAAAAGCATATATCCTTCCGTGCTGTTACAAAATATTCCTTCATTTCATTCTCTATAGCAATTAGGTACTGACAAAGAGTAGCATCCTCTTGAACCAACTACAAATGTGAACTATTGAGACACGTGATTCGATCACGTATAAAACAATGCGCAACTTGCCATTCAACAACTAAATGCAAGAATCCGTGCTACGTCCAGTGGCTACCGGTGCACGTTGTTTTTCTATAGGTGCTTTTTTAGAGTTCATGACGCGacgtgtgcagaaaaaaagaatgacacCTACCGACCAGACCGAAGGCGAGGAAGAGGGTTAGCTTGGCCATGACGGTTGCTCTGCGGTTCGTTAGCTCGAAGCAAACCGATGGGACAAGACAGAACTAAAACGGTAGGGTCACGAACAGAGTCGGTCAGCCTTTCCGGATCTCTTATAAGTGGCCCATGACTCCATGTACCTCAGAGCACTCGGAATCCGTGCTTGGGCTGTAGGAGCGTCCCGAGGCCGTTTCGACGCGCGCCGCAATCACGATGCCGTCATTAGAGAGATTTACGGCCATACACACATGTACGCGATGGGAACGTACCTGGACCCTGGTCATGGACAGGGCGTTCCTCAgccccttgtttttttttgttttttttttcctcttctgtTATTGCTTATCCAGGTATTAGTTTTCTTGTCTTTAGTTTCACTCTCACGTCTTGTCCTCCTTTCCGAACAGACACCTGTCTCAGACGTTGCTCCTTCCGTGACCAGCTGAACCTGGCTGCAAACGGTAGCGGTTGATGACCATGTCGTTTCCCGGAGGCAAGCGGGCCTGCTTGTGAAATATATGATCGCGCCATAACAGTAGCGGAGAGTAGCGGGGGAGAAAGAAGCGGCCACGGAGGCAACCTCAGAGAAAGGTGAGGGTACTGATTTGAGCGAGAAGGACGCGCGATATTACCACGAGCGCAGATGAACTGCCGGGGTGGAGAGGAGGGCGCGGCTCTAGGGTTCGGGCGAGAGAGTAAGGGCAGCTCTCGGCGCACCGCGGACATCACGGACTTTGTGCAGCTGCGCGATCGTAAATAACGGCGAGAGCCGTCGAAGAGCTGCAGCCCCACTCCTCGGACAGTTATGCCGGCGGCTCACGGACGAATGACGTGTCCGCGGTCTGCCTTCTCTCCCCACGGCTTGCGCGAGGTGTGTCGGAACAGAGAAGACACGTCCGCTGGGACTGCAATACAGGTACGTACCGTTGCAAGGTGTGCGTGCACGCGTTGAAAAGTTGGCTCAGAGAACGACGAAGTGCCGAAGTAGACGAGTTTAGACCAACATAACGCATTCTTTAACCCTGCAATGCTCAACGTGTCATACATGCTATACGCCGAGTTTGATGTCTCGAAATTCTGATTTAAGCGCAGTAAACTTAACGCAAAGTCCATGTAGTTTCGATTTTGATATACCGGAGTGACGTTTCAGCTGCGGCTATAGTTCAACAAGCCAATTACTAATTAAGTACTACATTATTTAAGTTTCAACTCAAATATTTTTTCATTGATATTTTGTACATGCAGGTGCAATCTCCGTGGCCAGAAAATACAGGTGATAACTTCATGATTAAAAATGCCGCGCGATTGAACGAGGgtagagaaagaaaatgacacaCATACAGCGCTCTACTTTCAACTACTGATTCTATTAAACAATATATATACGTGTCGGTGAAATGGAAACAAAAACAATATCATCATAAAAACGTGTATATCGATGAACCGTACAACACGTGTCTACAGCGTATTCAGCAGGTATAAGAACACGGTTCTTCGATGTATACCTCTGTGTGACGATATTCTTGTATTTCTTTCTGTttgaccaatatatatatatatatatatatatatatatatatatatatatatatatatatatatatacagggtgtttcagcgaacactttcaaaatttatttaaggttgcctgtggcagatagcccaattctagttaatgagctggtctactcgaagaggcggacttgcgcaaaaagttgaaatgcctaatccactaattaacaaagattttctaattaggtttttacctaattacttgatggcccatattgcaatttacaaattgtagccgtggagttcgcaaggcggatccacttagaattaattctgaggatgacaccagtttcgagatattaattcccgaactttgcggagaaatgcattggcgttccagttaattttgtgcttcaatgcataaagcgacgttttgttaagaaccaaactggaacgccaatgcatttctccgcaaagttcgggaattaatatctcgaaactggtgtcatttcgagaattcgttccaagtggatccgccttgcgaactccacggctacaatttgtaaaatgcaatatgggccatcaagtaattaggtaaaattttaattagtgaatttctgttaattattcaattatgcatttcaatttcttgtgcaagtaatgtctgcctcttcgagtagaccagctcatgaactagaattgtactatctgccacaggcaacctttaagaatttttgaaagtgttcgctgaaacaccctgtatatatatatatatatatatatatatatatatatatatatatatagtttatttGCTTAAATAAACTCCGTAGTTGACAGTAGAGCTGCGTGTGTGTCCCTCTCATCTGTCCTCGTCCAGTCGCGCAGCATATGTAATCATGAATCACAACCAACTAACCAGTGTTTAAGCATTACAGGGTTAAAAcctcttttttctttcaattttccATTAGTTCGAAAACAGCTTACAGCTTGTGcataaaatgaaggtcaaataTTCCCCTTTTCGATTTCTCCGCCGATTCGTCAGCGGTGTTAGGTCACTACTTTTAAAGcatattaaagacgatagtctttcttggggaacttaaacgctgaaaatttggtctgtctgtctgtctgtttgtctgtctgtcacccgattcagccactcggccaaagttggaccacttgcttaccgcccacactacttaaactggtacggctgttcatacttgtgaacgttatcgatcacaaagtaaatattacgcatatctgaggcgcaacatcactaggtaagtattaggaggtgtgttcctttaatagaaaatacatagatacgtaactctaaagaccctagtttcttaagctgcgctgaaaatgccatgctatgcacgtcgacgaacgacgttccccgactgcgcgccgacgagcgccctctgccatgaaggaaggaaaccctctgcacaagctcatgtttttcgatgtattgccagatggcgtccatgtctcacgcagcgcctcctcaattttatcaatgccagccagatgcggccgattagacataaaggaagcgctgtctgaggcagggcaaaacataaatggccgcttgatgaaataatgcggtaaaatgaaatctgttcaaacaaaccttcatgccaggacggaaatggtacgagaacagcatcacgggtggccgcggatcagaccagcactcatgtagtacggccggcagaagactatcgtctttcgacgacatttgcagcgaaacgcgcagatacgcggcaaatttttttctttccacatATGGTGGTCATTAAGGcgcaggaagttttcaaaatCGCTGCAGCGCTGATATCTGGTTCATTTGGACAATAATTTATTCCTAATTTACCGATATTAGAACGTATAGGAAGTGCATGACATCAAGTCGATCTGAGGCGGGAACTGCTAGGTATATAGCATAGCGACCTGTCTTAcgctttcgcgtttttttttttttcgtttttttttttttgtgaactaACCATTCTCTCACGATAAGCGTGGCCGTGGTGCGCTCGGATATGCAAAGTTCACAGCTTAGCATTCATCCTTTAGTGTCTAACTTGGGGGCGTGAGGCAGTAGCACATCCAGGATctttgccgggggggggggggggggggagcaagcacttcgCATAATAtacaatttccttgctttagccaaatGAATGCAACAGTAagtaaaatgcctaataattataataatataatgacaccaaggatgatggcGATGTTCATTTCTTcggcgttttactcaaagtaattattgaagagtgaatgaataaatacaagacagtgatagggTGTTTGTGTTAaccaggaaaattcgacctccagccgcctcctgaattgtaatgacaatgtgaatagagcactgaaggtacacgtcgGACTGgtgggctggacgcgtggggggagttacaacacccgaaccccccc contains the following coding sequences:
- the LOC119433099 gene encoding serine-aspartate repeat-containing protein I-like isoform X44, whose amino-acid sequence is MAKLTLFLAFGLVVTLGLIVTETEAWSLFARNEQASAENANADRSEEANAENANADRSEEANAENANADRSEDANADRSEDANADRSEDANADRSEDANADRSEEANAENANADRSEEANAENANADRSEEANAESANAE
- the LOC119433099 gene encoding serine-aspartate repeat-containing protein I-like isoform X34 gives rise to the protein MAKLTLFLAFGLVVTLGLIVTETEAWSLFARNEQASAENANADRSEEANAENANADRSEEANAENANADRSEEANAENANADRSEDANADRSEDANADRSEDANADRSEDANADRSEEANAENANADRSEEANAENANADRSEEANAESANAE
- the LOC119433099 gene encoding serine-aspartate repeat-containing protein I-like isoform X19, with the protein product MAKLTLFLAFGLVVTLGLIVTETEAWSLFARNEQASAENANADRSEEANAENANADRSEEANAENANADRSEEANAENANADRSEEANAENANADRSEEANAENANADRSEDANADRSEDANADRSEDANADRSEDANADRSEEANAENANADRSEEANAENANADRSEEANAESANAE
- the LOC119433099 gene encoding serine-aspartate repeat-containing protein I-like isoform X24, which encodes MAKLTLFLAFGLVVTLGLIVTETEAWSLFARNEQASAENANADRSEEANAANANADRSEEANAENANADRSEDASADRSEDANADRSEEANAENANADRSEEANAENANADRSEEANAENANADRSEDANADRSEDANADRSEEANAENANADRSEEANAESANAE
- the LOC119433099 gene encoding serine-aspartate repeat-containing protein I-like isoform X12, with protein sequence MAKLTLFLAFGLVVTLGLIVTETEAWSLFARNEQASAENANADRSEEANAANANADRSEEANAENANADRSEEANAENANADRSEEANAENANADRSEEANAENANADRSEEANAENANADRSEDANADRSEDANADRSEDANADRSEDANADRSEEANAENANADRSEEANAENANADRSEEANAESANAE
- the LOC119433099 gene encoding serine-aspartate repeat-containing protein I-like isoform X6, which gives rise to MAKLTLFLAFGLVVTLGLIVTETEAWSLFARNEQASAENANADRSEEANAANANADRSEEANAENANADRSEEANAENANADRSEEANAENANADRSEEANAENANADRSEEANAENANADRSEEANAENANADRSEDANADRSEDANADRSEDANADRSEDANADRSEEANAENANADRSEEANAENANADRSEEANAESANAE
- the LOC119433099 gene encoding serine-aspartate repeat-containing protein I-like isoform X46, which encodes MAKLTLFLAFGLVVTLGLIVTETEAWSLFARNEQASAENANADRSEEANAANANADRSEEANAENANADRSEDASADRSEDANADRSEEANAENANADRSEEANAENANADRSEEANAENANADRSEEANAESANAE
- the LOC119433099 gene encoding major royal jelly protein 3-like isoform X40, producing the protein MAKLTLFLAFGLVVTLGLIVTETEAWSLFARNEQASAENANADRSEEANAANANADRSEEANAENANADRSEDASADRSEDANADRSEEANAENANADRSEEANAENANADRSEEANAENANADRSEEANAENANADRSEEANAESANAE
- the LOC119433099 gene encoding major royal jelly protein 3-like isoform X38, whose translation is MAKLTLFLAFGLVVTLGLIVTETEAWSLFARNEQASAENANADRSEEANAANANADRSEEANAENANADRSEDASADRSEDANADRSEEANAENANADRSEEANAENANADRSEEANAENANADRSEEANAENANADRSEEANAESANAE
- the LOC119433099 gene encoding serine-aspartate repeat-containing protein I-like isoform X30 yields the protein MAKLTLFLAFGLVVTLGLIVTETEAWSLFARNEQASAENANADRSEEANAANANADRSEEANAENANADRSEDASADRSEDANADRSEEANAENANADRSEEANAENANADRSEEANAENANADRSEEANAENANADRSEEANAENANADRSEEANAESANAE
- the LOC119433099 gene encoding major royal jelly protein 3-like isoform X39 translates to MAKLTLFLAFGLVVTLGLIVTETEAWSLFARNEQASAENANADRSEEANAANANADRSEEANAENANADRSEDASADRSEDANADRSEEANAENANADRSEEANAENANADRSEEANAENANADRSEEANAENANADRSEEANAESANAE
- the LOC119433099 gene encoding serine-aspartate repeat-containing protein I-like isoform X16 translates to MAKLTLFLAFGLVVTLGLIVTETEAWSLFARNEQASAENANADRSEEANAANANADRSEEANAENANADRSEDASADRSEDANADRSEEANAENANADRSEEANAENANADRSEDANADRSEDANADRSEDANADRSEDANADRSEEANAENANADRSEEANAENANADRSEEANAESANAE
- the LOC119433099 gene encoding serine-aspartate repeat-containing protein I-like isoform X33, encoding MAKLTLFLAFGLVVTLGLIVTETEAWSLFARNEQASAENANADRSEEANAANANADRSEEANAENANADRSEDASADRSEDANADRSEEANAENANADRSEEANAENANADRSEDANADRSEDANADRSEEANAENANADRSEEANAESANAE
- the LOC119433099 gene encoding serine-aspartate repeat-containing protein I-like isoform X50, whose amino-acid sequence is MAKLTLFLAFGLVVTLGLIVTETEAWSLFARNEQASAENANADRSEEANAANANADRSEEANAENANADRSEDASADRSEDANADRSEDANADRSEEANAENANADRSEEANAESANAE
- the LOC119433099 gene encoding serine-aspartate repeat-containing protein I-like isoform X48, which translates into the protein MAKLTLFLAFGLVVTLGLIVTETEAWSLFARNEQASAENANADRSEEANAANANADRSEEANAENANADRSEDASADRSEDANADRSEDANADRSEDANADRSEEANAENANADRSEEANAESANAE
- the LOC119433099 gene encoding serine-aspartate repeat-containing protein I-like isoform X17, with translation MAKLTLFLAFGLVVTLGLIVTETEAWSLFARNEQASAENANADRSEEANAANANADRSEEANAENANADRSEDASADRSEDANADRSEEANAENANADRSEEANAENANADRSEEANAENANADRSEEANAENANADRSEDANADRSEDANADRSEEANAENANADRSEEANAESANAE
- the LOC119433099 gene encoding serine-aspartate repeat-containing protein I-like isoform X25; this translates as MAKLTLFLAFGLVVTLGLIVTETEAWSLFARNEQASAENANADRSEEANAANANADRSEEANAENANADRSEDASADRSEDANADRSEEANAENANADRSEEANAENANADRSEDANADRSEDANADRSEEANAENANADRSEEANAENANADRSEEANAESANAE
- the LOC119433099 gene encoding major royal jelly protein 3-like isoform X37: MAKLTLFLAFGLVVTLGLIVTETEAWSLFARNEQASAENANADRSEEANAANANADRSEEANAENANADRSEDASADRSEDANADRSEEANAENANADRSEEANAENANADRSEEANAENANADRSEEANAENANADRSEEANAESANAE
- the LOC119433099 gene encoding serine-aspartate repeat-containing protein I-like isoform X43, whose protein sequence is MAKLTLFLAFGLVVTLGLIVTETEAWSLFARNEQASAENANADRSEEANAANANADRSEEANAENANADRSEDASADRSEDANADRSEDANADRSEDANADRSEEANAENANADRSEEANAENANADRSEEANAESANAE
- the LOC119433099 gene encoding serine-aspartate repeat-containing protein I-like isoform X26, giving the protein MAKLTLFLAFGLVVTLGLIVTETEAWSLFARNEQASAENANADRSEEANAANANADRSEEANAENANADRSEEANAENANADRSEEANAENANADRSEDANADRSEDANADRSEDANADRSEDANADRSEEANAENANADRSEEANAENANADRSEEANAESANAE
- the LOC119433099 gene encoding serine-aspartate repeat-containing protein I-like isoform X27, coding for MAKLTLFLAFGLVVTLGLIVTETEAWSLFARNEQASAENANADRSEEANAANANADRSEEANAENANADRSEEANAENANADRSEEANAENANADRSEDANADRSEDANADRSEDANADRSEDANADRSEEANAENANADRSEEANAENANADRSEEANAESANAE